A portion of the Clostridium gelidum genome contains these proteins:
- a CDS encoding DsrE family protein translates to MKTYKVIFHVDELDKWKLLLKNVSNLLDAIDVNEYSIEVLANSEAVKFYDSNFNSDISVIENLNSNGVKFVACNNALIANKIKKEDLNYFIEVVPVGILELVIKQSEGYAYIKP, encoded by the coding sequence ATGAAGACATATAAGGTGATATTTCATGTAGATGAACTTGATAAATGGAAACTACTATTAAAAAACGTTAGTAATTTGTTAGATGCTATAGATGTTAATGAATATAGTATTGAAGTTTTAGCTAATTCAGAGGCAGTTAAATTTTATGATTCTAATTTTAATTCAGATATAAGTGTTATAGAAAATTTAAATAGTAATGGAGTTAAATTTGTAGCGTGTAATAATGCATTGATAGCTAATAAGATAAAAAAAGAGGATTTAAATTATTTTATAGAAGTTGTTCCAGTTGGCATTTTAGAACTTGTAATTAAACAAAGTGAAGGATATGCATATATAAAACCATAA
- a CDS encoding YeiH family protein, which translates to MKFIKKNYQGLFLCFLIGIIAWLLGNTFSIIGGPVFAILLGLIIALFPRKDYFESGITFTSKKILQYAIVLLGFGMNFIQIFKVGGQSLLIIISTISTSLIVSYVVSKLMKIPSNVSILVGVGSSICGGSAIAATAPVIDANNDEIAKSISIIFLFNVIAAFLFPVLGNLLGLTDIGFGMWAGTAINDTSSVVAAGQTWTSSHGNDVALHYATIVKLTRTLAIIPITLVLALYRSKKNSNTTVKLSKIFPWFILFFLLTAIISTVFNLSASFTNSLTEGGKFFITMAMGAIGLNTNIIKLIKTGGKPIIMGLLCWISIALVSLLMQHVLHIW; encoded by the coding sequence ATGAAATTTATTAAAAAAAATTACCAAGGTTTATTTCTTTGCTTTTTAATAGGCATTATAGCTTGGTTGCTTGGAAACACTTTTTCAATTATAGGAGGTCCAGTATTTGCAATTTTATTAGGCTTAATAATTGCACTTTTCCCACGCAAGGATTACTTTGAAAGTGGAATTACGTTTACATCGAAAAAAATACTCCAATATGCTATTGTTCTACTTGGATTTGGAATGAACTTTATTCAAATATTTAAAGTAGGTGGTCAATCACTATTGATTATAATTTCAACAATTTCAACATCACTAATTGTTTCATATGTCGTAAGCAAATTAATGAAAATTCCTTCAAACGTCTCTATATTAGTTGGTGTAGGATCTTCAATATGTGGTGGATCTGCAATTGCTGCAACAGCACCAGTTATTGACGCTAATAATGATGAGATTGCAAAATCAATTTCTATTATTTTCTTATTCAATGTAATTGCTGCATTTTTATTCCCTGTTCTCGGTAACTTATTAGGGCTTACTGATATCGGTTTTGGAATGTGGGCTGGAACTGCTATAAATGATACCTCTTCAGTAGTTGCCGCAGGGCAAACTTGGACAAGCTCTCATGGAAATGATGTAGCTCTACATTATGCTACAATAGTTAAACTTACAAGAACTCTTGCTATAATTCCAATTACATTAGTATTAGCTTTATATCGCTCTAAAAAAAATTCAAACACTACCGTTAAACTTTCAAAAATATTTCCATGGTTTATTTTATTTTTCTTATTAACTGCTATTATAAGTACAGTATTTAATTTGAGCGCTAGCTTTACAAATTCTTTAACTGAAGGCGGTAAATTTTTTATTACAATGGCTATGGGCGCAATTGGTTTAAATACTAATATTATAAAATTAATCAAAACTGGTGGAAAACCAATTATTATGGGACTTCTTTGCTGGATAAGTATTGCTCTTGTTAGTCTTCTCATGCAACATGTACTGCACATTTGGTAA
- a CDS encoding LysR family transcriptional regulator yields the protein MLDFRIKTFLTVCEYMNFTKAAEILCITQPGVSQHIKYLEKTYDTKFFEYEGKKIKLTKSGKMFYRAASTMKHDEEFLKEKIKQEKLRITHLKFGATLTIGEFILPPKVHNYLNKNDNININMIVGNTEELLYKLQHGEIDFALVEGYFVKSDYDYVVYSKENYICVAGKNYKFKKEPHVLEDLLKETLIVREKGSGTRDIFEKNLERQNLNLNDFNKVVEIGNINAIKHLVENNNGITSLYEIAVKDELERGTLKKIEIDDLQKNHDFYFIWRKNSAFENLYRELVDEF from the coding sequence TTGTTGGATTTTAGAATAAAGACATTTTTAACTGTTTGTGAATATATGAATTTTACTAAGGCAGCAGAAATATTGTGTATTACACAACCTGGAGTATCACAACATATTAAATATTTAGAAAAAACTTATGATACAAAATTCTTTGAATATGAAGGCAAAAAAATAAAGCTTACGAAATCAGGAAAAATGTTTTATAGAGCTGCTAGTACAATGAAGCATGATGAAGAGTTCTTAAAAGAAAAAATTAAACAGGAAAAGCTTAGAATAACACATCTTAAATTTGGAGCAACTCTAACAATAGGAGAATTTATATTACCACCAAAAGTTCATAATTATTTAAATAAAAATGATAATATTAATATTAATATGATTGTTGGAAATACTGAAGAACTTCTTTATAAATTACAACATGGTGAAATTGATTTTGCATTAGTAGAAGGTTATTTTGTCAAAAGTGATTATGATTATGTTGTTTATTCAAAAGAAAACTACATTTGTGTAGCAGGAAAAAATTATAAATTTAAAAAGGAACCACATGTATTAGAAGATTTACTTAAGGAGACATTGATTGTAAGAGAAAAGGGATCTGGTACAAGAGATATTTTTGAAAAAAACTTAGAAAGACAAAATCTTAATCTAAACGATTTTAATAAAGTTGTAGAAATAGGAAATATAAATGCAATAAAACATTTAGTTGAAAATAATAATGGAATTACATCTTTATATGAAATAGCAGTAAAAGATGAATTAGAAAGAGGCACTTTAAAAAAAATAGAGATTGATGATTTACAGAAAAATCATGATTTTTATTTTATATGGAGAAAAAATAGTGCTTTTGAAAATTTATATAGAGAACTAGTTGATGAATTTTAA
- a CDS encoding NifB/NifX family molybdenum-iron cluster-binding protein, with product MKIALPSRNNNIDDHFGHCEYYTIFTVDTQTKEITASETLPSPAGCGCKSNIAPILSDMGVKVMLAGNMGEGAVRVLNNVGIEVLRGCSGDVKTVALKWLEGSLADSGDICHEHEHGCHNE from the coding sequence ATGAAAATTGCATTACCATCACGTAATAATAATATTGATGATCACTTTGGACATTGTGAATATTACACAATTTTCACAGTTGATACACAAACTAAAGAAATAACAGCTTCTGAAACTCTTCCATCACCAGCAGGATGTGGTTGTAAATCTAATATTGCACCAATTCTTTCTGATATGGGTGTCAAAGTTATGCTCGCAGGTAATATGGGTGAAGGTGCTGTTAGAGTACTCAACAACGTAGGAATAGAAGTATTACGTGGTTGCTCTGGAGATGTTAAGACTGTGGCTTTAAAATGGCTTGAAGGATCTCTTGCAGATTCTGGTGATATCTGCCATGAACATGAACACGGATGCCATAATGAATAA
- a CDS encoding Crp/Fnr family transcriptional regulator, with amino-acid sequence MKNYGEKLNNRSKDIMSLYEMYPVLKVIDKNNNEIISTQAIFKTVYSDEYVSSAEAVCAGVLFVIKGTIKIQKINKDGEETNLYNIKQGEFCHEALSCLSNLESLNITGKAIQDSKVCIIPFDIVGRYFIQDNEFLLYMYKDLYKKFNTVLENKEDMIHESLESRLIRLLINKNSKIIYATHNELAFEVDSVREVVSRKLKSIEKRGYIKLERGKIVILKDLNEILKV; translated from the coding sequence ATGAAAAATTATGGTGAAAAATTAAATAATAGATCAAAAGATATAATGTCTTTGTATGAAATGTATCCAGTATTAAAAGTAATTGATAAAAATAATAATGAAATAATAAGCACACAGGCAATTTTTAAGACTGTATATTCTGATGAATATGTATCTTCAGCAGAGGCAGTATGTGCGGGAGTTTTATTTGTAATAAAAGGAACAATAAAAATACAAAAGATTAATAAAGATGGGGAAGAAACTAATCTCTATAATATAAAACAAGGAGAATTTTGCCATGAAGCCCTAAGTTGCTTATCAAATTTAGAATCTTTAAATATAACAGGCAAAGCAATTCAAGATTCGAAAGTATGTATAATCCCTTTTGATATAGTTGGAAGATATTTCATTCAAGATAATGAATTTTTATTATATATGTATAAAGATTTGTATAAAAAATTTAATACTGTTCTAGAAAATAAGGAAGACATGATCCATGAATCTTTAGAATCAAGACTCATTAGATTACTTATCAATAAAAATAGTAAAATAATTTATGCAACTCATAATGAACTGGCTTTTGAAGTTGATTCTGTTCGTGAAGTTGTTAGTAGAAAACTAAAAAGCATTGAAAAAAGAGGATATATAAAATTAGAACGAGGAAAAATAGTAATACTTAAGGATTTAAATGAAATATTAAAAGTTTAA
- a CDS encoding rhodanese-like domain-containing protein yields the protein MFGFFKGNDGKVINVNDIDNLIGKVELIDIREDYEYKGGSIKSAKNIPMGQLLNEPDKYLNKSKEYYIMCQSGGRSARACSSLTKQGFDVINVSGGMGSYVGTKRK from the coding sequence ATGTTTGGATTTTTTAAAGGAAATGATGGAAAAGTTATTAATGTAAATGATATTGATAATTTAATTGGAAAAGTTGAATTAATTGATATTAGAGAAGATTATGAATATAAAGGTGGAAGTATAAAGAGCGCGAAAAACATTCCAATGGGCCAACTTTTAAATGAACCAGATAAGTATTTAAATAAAAGCAAAGAATACTACATAATGTGCCAATCTGGTGGAAGAAGTGCAAGAGCATGTAGTAGTCTTACAAAACAGGGGTTTGATGTTATTAATGTTTCAGGTGGAATGGGTTCATATGTAGGAACAAAAAGAAAATAA
- a CDS encoding FAD-dependent oxidoreductase yields the protein MKKKILIVGGVAGGASAAARLRRLSEEDEIIMFEKGPHVSFSNCALPYHLSGIIDTPDRLVLMSPEKFLVQYNIQARVNNEVLYINKEEKNVTVKNLLTGETYKESYDKLVLSPGAKPIVPNIPGIEEVNIFTIRNVVDIDKLNKYIKSIDAEDIAVIGGGFIGVEAAENLREADYNVALIEGTDQILRPFDYDMVQILHKEIYDKGVNLIVGDKVEKFEKDVVVLASGKKITAKVVVMAIGVAPETALAKEAALDIGETGAIKVDRNYKTNDDNIYAVGDAIEIYNALTHSAAKLSLAGPAQKQARSVADHINGKQGLNKGYIGSSAIKVFDYNGASTGLNEALINVLNMKIKYEVVRVILSDKVGIMPTSAPMHFKLLYEVPTGKILGAQAIGKGDVTKRIDVIATAIKFGGTVEDLKDLELCYAPPFSTAKDVVNYAGYVGSNLLNGDFKQVNVDFVRGLVEHNSYIVDVRERGEYANGHIKNAVNIPLSELRERINEIPKDKPVYLHCRTGQRSYNAVLALQNLGFNNVYNITGSFLGLSLYEYFNDVTQNRESIVTEYNFR from the coding sequence ATGAAGAAGAAAATATTAATAGTAGGTGGAGTTGCAGGGGGAGCATCTGCAGCAGCAAGACTTAGAAGACTTAGTGAAGAAGATGAAATAATAATGTTTGAAAAAGGGCCTCATGTATCATTTTCAAATTGTGCACTTCCATATCATTTGAGTGGAATAATAGATACGCCAGATAGATTGGTTTTAATGAGTCCAGAAAAATTTCTAGTTCAATATAATATTCAGGCTAGGGTAAATAACGAAGTGTTATATATAAATAAAGAAGAAAAAAATGTAACAGTTAAAAACTTGTTAACTGGTGAAACATATAAGGAAAGTTATGATAAGTTAGTATTGTCTCCAGGAGCAAAACCAATTGTTCCTAATATTCCTGGAATTGAAGAGGTCAACATTTTTACAATAAGGAATGTTGTGGACATAGACAAACTTAATAAATATATAAAATCAATTGATGCTGAGGATATAGCAGTTATTGGTGGTGGATTTATAGGAGTTGAGGCAGCAGAAAATTTAAGGGAAGCTGATTACAATGTAGCGCTTATAGAAGGAACAGATCAGATATTAAGACCTTTTGATTATGATATGGTTCAAATTCTTCATAAAGAAATTTATGATAAAGGTGTTAACTTAATTGTTGGAGATAAAGTTGAAAAGTTTGAAAAAGATGTAGTTGTATTAGCTTCTGGTAAAAAGATTACAGCTAAAGTCGTAGTTATGGCTATAGGAGTAGCACCAGAAACTGCGCTTGCAAAAGAAGCAGCTTTAGATATTGGTGAAACTGGAGCAATAAAAGTAGATCGAAATTATAAGACTAATGATGATAATATATATGCAGTTGGAGATGCAATAGAAATTTATAATGCTTTGACTCATTCAGCAGCAAAATTATCACTTGCAGGTCCAGCTCAAAAGCAAGCTAGATCAGTAGCAGATCATATAAATGGAAAGCAAGGATTAAATAAAGGATATATAGGTTCATCAGCTATAAAAGTTTTTGATTATAATGGAGCATCAACAGGCTTAAATGAAGCTCTTATAAATGTTCTTAATATGAAAATAAAATATGAGGTGGTAAGGGTTATACTTTCAGATAAAGTTGGAATTATGCCAACTTCAGCACCTATGCATTTTAAATTGCTCTATGAAGTTCCAACAGGAAAGATTTTAGGAGCTCAAGCTATAGGCAAAGGCGATGTTACAAAAAGAATTGATGTAATTGCAACAGCTATTAAATTTGGTGGAACTGTAGAAGATCTAAAAGATTTAGAATTATGCTATGCACCACCATTTTCTACAGCAAAAGATGTTGTTAATTATGCAGGATATGTTGGTTCAAATCTTTTAAATGGAGATTTTAAACAAGTTAATGTTGATTTTGTTAGAGGACTTGTGGAACATAATTCTTATATAGTAGATGTTAGAGAACGAGGAGAATATGCAAATGGTCATATTAAAAATGCAGTTAATATTCCATTAAGTGAACTTAGAGAAAGAATAAATGAAATTCCAAAAGATAAACCTGTATATTTACACTGTAGAACTGGACAAAGAAGTTATAATGCTGTTTTAGCTCTTCAAAATCTAGGATTTAATAATGTTTACAATATAACAGGAAGCTTTTTAGGATTATCGCTTTATGAATATTTTAATGATGTAACTCAAAATAGAGAAAGTATTGTTACAGAATATAATTTTAGATAA
- the trxA gene encoding thioredoxin, with amino-acid sequence MVKVLNSNEFAENVENTKGVVVVDFSATWCGPCKMLAPVFEGVSNKMEDKAKFFKVDIDQNNNLAQKYRIAAVPTMIIFKDGVPVENLAGFMPEQNITNKVNAHL; translated from the coding sequence ATGGTTAAAGTATTAAATAGTAATGAATTTGCTGAAAATGTTGAAAATACTAAAGGGGTAGTAGTTGTTGATTTCTCTGCAACTTGGTGTGGACCATGTAAGATGTTAGCTCCAGTATTTGAGGGAGTTAGCAATAAAATGGAAGATAAAGCTAAATTCTTTAAGGTAGACATAGATCAAAACAATAATCTAGCTCAAAAGTATAGAATAGCTGCAGTTCCAACTATGATTATATTTAAGGATGGAGTCCCTGTAGAAAACTTAGCTGGTTTTATGCCAGAGCAAAATATAACAAATAAGGTTAATGCACATTTATAG
- a CDS encoding bacteriohemerythrin: MAAFKWKEEYNLNIEEIDKQHKKLMEIGERAYDIAIIDDGYDRYDEIMTIIDELLEYTKYHFEYEENMLKEYNYNHTHDQAEEHEIYVNKINKVSSREDIDENQRKIILEIIDFLSEWISKHIMIADRGYAVFLKTVV, encoded by the coding sequence ATGGCAGCATTTAAATGGAAAGAAGAATATAATTTAAACATTGAAGAAATTGATAAACAACATAAAAAGTTAATGGAAATAGGAGAAAGAGCATATGATATCGCAATAATAGATGATGGATATGATAGATATGATGAAATAATGACAATAATTGATGAACTTTTAGAATATACAAAATATCATTTTGAGTATGAAGAAAATATGCTAAAAGAATATAACTATAATCATACCCACGACCAAGCGGAAGAACATGAAATCTATGTAAATAAGATAAATAAAGTATCTTCAAGAGAAGATATAGATGAGAATCAAAGAAAAATAATATTAGAAATTATAGATTTTCTATCAGAATGGATTAGTAAACACATTATGATTGCAGATAGAGGATATGCAGTATTTTTAAAAACAGTTGTATAA
- a CDS encoding 4Fe-4S binding protein produces the protein MVNAKRQKEMKGLGFLLQNDKEHYAVRFLSKAGNFTTQELNNINKIAEKYGRGYVGLTTRLQMEIPWIKDEDAKNVMEEAKRLGLRHGGTGQKIRPLVACKGTVCLHGNIDTQEICRQLESKYFGTDTPHKCKMGIVGCANNCAKANINDIGVMGRTIPEFNLDNCIGCGLCVQGCRQKALEVIDKKIIYNKDLCVSCGECVKVCRTNAALAKEKGAEIFVGGRFGRGIRIGDSLGKIFKEEEVVFVIDKIMEHYREIGNKGERISGVMDRVGKEKFIDDVLKKID, from the coding sequence ATGGTTAATGCAAAGAGACAAAAAGAAATGAAGGGCTTAGGATTTTTATTACAAAATGATAAAGAGCATTATGCAGTAAGGTTTTTAAGTAAAGCAGGAAATTTTACTACTCAGGAATTAAATAATATTAATAAGATTGCAGAAAAATATGGACGAGGCTATGTTGGTCTTACAACAAGACTTCAAATGGAAATTCCTTGGATTAAAGATGAAGATGCAAAAAATGTAATGGAAGAAGCAAAAAGATTAGGACTACGTCATGGTGGTACAGGTCAAAAAATAAGACCATTAGTTGCATGTAAAGGAACTGTATGTCTTCATGGAAATATTGATACTCAAGAAATTTGCAGACAATTGGAAAGCAAATACTTTGGAACAGATACACCACATAAATGTAAAATGGGTATTGTTGGATGTGCTAACAATTGTGCAAAAGCAAATATAAATGATATTGGAGTAATGGGTAGAACAATACCAGAATTTAATTTAGATAACTGCATTGGTTGTGGTCTTTGTGTACAAGGCTGTAGACAAAAAGCATTAGAAGTAATAGATAAAAAAATAATTTACAATAAAGACTTATGTGTAAGTTGTGGTGAATGTGTAAAAGTTTGTAGGACTAATGCAGCCCTTGCTAAAGAAAAAGGTGCAGAAATATTTGTTGGTGGAAGATTTGGAAGGGGAATAAGAATTGGAGATTCCCTTGGGAAAATTTTCAAAGAAGAAGAGGTAGTGTTTGTTATCGATAAAATTATGGAACATTACAGAGAAATAGGTAATAAAGGTGAGAGAATTTCAGGAGTTATGGATAGAGTGGGGAAGGAAAAGTTTATAGATGATGTATTAAAAAAGATTGATTGA
- the modA gene encoding molybdate ABC transporter substrate-binding protein, protein MKFKRIIWAGLINLIIITVFLGCTATQKPAQGDSNTTKKAENQLDTSENKKYEGKTLLVYCAAGVNNPMNTIGEKFKEKYGADVQFTYANSTELISQMEITKKGDICILASVEDYQVAKDKNLIKDEKELVKHIPAIAVPKGNPAKINSLKDFGKSGVKIIIGDPQTSPLGKLANKLFEKQGVLDAAKNNTVATFSTVNEVVTFLSQGKGDCSIVWEDNILNASKDLDLIAIPESENAIKTMPICTLQSSPDNELAQEFMKYAGSDEANEILKKFNLKPIQ, encoded by the coding sequence ATGAAATTTAAAAGAATTATATGGGCAGGATTAATTAATTTAATAATCATAACAGTATTTTTAGGGTGCACTGCAACACAAAAACCAGCGCAAGGAGATTCAAATACTACTAAAAAAGCAGAAAACCAATTAGATACATCAGAAAATAAGAAATATGAGGGGAAAACATTACTTGTATATTGTGCAGCAGGTGTAAATAATCCAATGAATACTATTGGAGAAAAATTTAAAGAAAAATATGGTGCTGATGTTCAATTTACTTATGCTAATTCCACTGAGCTTATAAGTCAAATGGAAATTACTAAGAAAGGTGATATTTGTATTTTAGCATCAGTAGAGGATTATCAAGTAGCAAAGGATAAAAATTTAATTAAAGATGAAAAAGAATTAGTAAAACATATACCTGCTATTGCTGTTCCTAAAGGAAATCCAGCAAAAATCAATTCTTTAAAGGATTTTGGTAAATCAGGAGTTAAGATTATTATAGGTGATCCACAAACTTCACCTTTAGGAAAGCTGGCAAATAAGTTATTTGAAAAACAGGGAGTATTAGATGCAGCGAAAAATAATACAGTAGCTACCTTTAGCACAGTAAATGAAGTAGTTACTTTCCTTTCGCAAGGTAAGGGAGATTGTTCTATTGTATGGGAAGATAATATTTTAAATGCATCAAAGGATTTAGATTTAATAGCTATTCCAGAAAGTGAAAATGCAATTAAGACTATGCCTATCTGTACCTTGCAAAGTTCACCTGATAATGAATTAGCACAGGAGTTTATGAAGTATGCAGGATCTGATGAGGCTAATGAAA